One Streptomyces sp. B21-105 genomic region harbors:
- a CDS encoding LamG-like jellyroll fold domain-containing protein, translating to MPQPGPVTSVAPPAPATPQGFDAGRSKEVAGERAERESTYLNPDGTYTTRFYTEPVNFRSEDGSWKPIDATLVPLESSGPSTMSTEEEGWKTSSTEAQIEFAGIADADPVVRVQVDEGVSVGYGVDDAHGVAGQAEASTLTYENVRPHSDIDFLAGSDSVKETLVLKDADAPTEWRFPLELEGLTASLDAHGNVVFTDADGTVRAWTPAGWMQDSNLAADSDQGVISSGVTYSLTVEDGRQVLVVKLDKAWLSAPERVFPVRVDPSVKSVEATSGTYVQYPYNQNFASDTVLKAGTYDGGSHKAAAFLRFAGLETSLKNAWVLNANLALYNTWSQSCTARPVTVHPITSNWAESTTSKWPGPSTGASLASKSFAHGWRPGGTTTWSCGPAWETINLGSAGRQLVDDWTHARKANYGLAVKASTTDSKSWKQFGSDDYPNGKPSLDVTWTKYGATYKLGEFVSPITATAESVFKVTVTNRGQQTWPKNGNFSLRYHLYDAAGREITDTSKIRWSPMPADVPPGRTVTVDARIAPLTPGDYTLAWTMNDNGVATFSGSGVPTVAMRVSAVNIPPYLTAEAPASGAVVTTLTPTLWASGADRDRYPKALQYQFEVCEVEGKNLRKNCKTGPRVASQQWAVTSGWLSWSKTYAWYGYAYDGSGTSLRPGPSLLTTQVAQPAITSHLGGTDGDRSFGERSGNYVTAATDAAVPTIGPELSVTRTYNSQDPRQKNAFGAGWATRWDMRAAAESTGSVVITLSTGSQVRFGRNADGSYAAPSGSTGLLKAETGGGWTLRDGSGTLHTFDTAGLLTKIADGHGRAQQLTYSDGKLTQAKDVLSGRTLTFTWSGGHVAAAETSAVSGAGSGLKWTYTYEGDRLVKVCPPSSTTSCTVYTYEDGSLYRSTVLDAGPSAYWRLNEADGESAKSEAVSGTGLNEALYRDVTREAAGAPAGTGDKAGSFDGSDSHLALPDDAWGSSPFASVEMWFKTTKPGVLLSQANERMEDVDPTVSQSTPLLYVGTDGKLRGQFYYPGTTWTPMTSTGAVTDGAWHHLVLSGAGTSQALYLDGAAIGARTGAIDHLEQRYTYVGLGWTSVPWQGIDKTDQLGHFNGQIDEVAFYDHTIDASTVIDHFAARATASRITKVTLPSGRVDAEVTYDSDTERVTQVKEAGNGVWKVSAPSYSAGSAAYGDAVRASGPTEYWRLGDRRGLTAASALAEGSDGEYGDDVVLGTFGAFAAGDDTAAGLNGDSHIQVADASLDGTALSAELWFRTDKAGILLTEANADISEDAVPTRATPLLYVGTDGKLHGQFYSETTNWTPPVSKIKVNDSQWHHAVLTGSGNTSALYVDGVLAGQVSGTITHLDQTRIFLGKGRTGSRWAALDSSDPWGHFSGAIDEVAFYSKALTATEVGEHYRSRTGMVTGDGPHYRGAVTADAPAGYWRLDETSGSVAHSQSAALDGDGAYTNATLGADGAFGTGDNSAVSLTGNGYAEIPGGILRGSTDLAVELWFKTTKPGVLIGDQSNPVGGTTATGTFAPLLYVGTDGKLHGKFYSPGLGAAKVASVDSVNDDQWHHAVVTATGTAQALYLDGVQAATLTGAVNHQSNTRTYIGAGFAKGWPAAPGEVSYFTGQIDEVAIYRNGLTADQVAEHYSSREHSNSSALSMTVTVTDPTGATTSTTYDALRGRRRTAVTDAEQGVTTFAYDTGGYLHTVTDPNGHTTVTGHDARGNVVSTTTCRDADSCTTRFASYYLNTTDPLDPRNDKPLTTSDERSTDAKDTRYRTQYAYSDKGLPTTVTRPGGSTATTTYTAGSEPAVGGGTVPAGLVLTRTTPGGAKTSYRYHADGDLAEVTSPSGLVTSYTYDGLGRRITEKQVSDTFPAGVTTAYAYDAASHVVTETGAGVQNEITQVTHTPVISRSYDEDGNLLSESTKDATGGDAERTMLYTYDAHGLNDTATDAEQNTTRFEHDELGRAVGMTDAAGTHFTYTYTARGRHATTVLDDWTGDPSGSVRDLTVVSNAYDPAGRLASTTDAMGATTAYTYYDDGLAATTTAKQVTQADGTRHDIVLESDVYDPAGHLVRQTTGGGKTARTFTVDALGRTLTSTLDPSGLNRTTTLAYDGDDRVTEQTQSISGTRKLTTTSEYDAAGNVTKQSVTDGTGTHITTGTYDDRGLPLTAVSPRGHAPGADPAAYTTVLRYDALGRPVQQTAPAVQTEENGATASTTRPSTLTGYNTFGEATHTRDARGRTTSTEVDRLGRTTAVTLPGYTPPGFTTALTATARTTYTALGRPRTATDPLGRVTRYAYDQFGQLTAQTDPAADAAAAMTAETDSDLLNPTSADGGGVTRATWTPTGHQLSVTGPTGARTEATYDELGRQLTATTVERYPSAANLVSRFTWDDANNQIASMTPMGTATTSTYNAAGEPRTVTDPAGTTRYDYDGLGRRTETTDATGRRTTTSYDALGDVTATTDYGTGATALRTATAEYDAEGNRTAVVPAGSKARSTYAYDALGRMTTQTEPVTATASITSSLGYDAEGNLTRLTDGRGGKTVYTFNSWGLPESTIEPSTPAHPNPADRTWTTVYDKAGQAVTEVLPGGVKRERTYDGLGRLTKETGTGAEASTVTRTLEHDLAGRLTATGTADGVTRNTYTYNDRGALLTAEGPGGTAAYAYNADGSMTRRTTTAGATDYTYDAAGRIDTARDSITGNDVLYDFDAAGRPSTEQYATSPTGTGPYTVTAKRTYAYDELGRMKSDAVASADGATSVASTTYGYDLDDNLTSKTTTGTAGAGSNTYTYDFANRMTSWAKDGTAPTSYEWDAAGNRTKAGATTATFDARNRQLTDGTTAYTYTARGTLSSTDTDTDTDTGSGSGPARSLTFDAFERKITDGGTTYSYDSLDRVQTRGATTFTYDGGSNNLAGDGTTAYNRTPDGALLSLATGTTKQWALTDQHTDLVAGLTANGTSVTGSTSYDPFGKETATNGTTPAIGYQSGWTDPTSGDVNMAARWYQPGTGSFTSRDTWQLDPMPSGQANRYTYGNGGPLNGTDPSGHCFWDACAVEAYGTAVVLTALAGYASYQLQHSSLSYSSSWDWSWSWGSSSTSSHSTTSSSVLSQSYAGSMSSAIAAQANAMRAGAGSSGLVSTGTGASTYNYACTYSCGGRTAAAQPRVVRPPKPPIDQNPNNGKHPRPAPTRPTPKPDWDPNGGKWKPGDIVKLVVGAAQMLDLSDDEQYMPDTHAAPGTNPGSDGNSGESRRSEDCRRDGKGWVEYGDVDSAHGNRATFGEACLDSAYLAAHPGTPTVKGNVPPGYKWARRYVSHLGGARSGVNNCHLVGAQLGGSGTDLANLVTCGTDANSYVGKPKAPIPPMDGMLNFEDQVRSLVNSQHVVHYQVTPVYKGSRTVPFEVRMSYTAWDASGRLAGADAATVSNLIYTSGSGWKNLGTAIDSRTGADAPVAGR from the coding sequence ATGCCGCAGCCCGGCCCCGTCACATCGGTCGCGCCTCCGGCTCCCGCGACGCCCCAGGGCTTCGACGCCGGGCGCAGCAAGGAGGTCGCGGGCGAGCGCGCGGAGCGCGAGAGCACGTATCTGAACCCCGACGGGACCTACACCACCCGCTTCTACACGGAGCCGGTCAACTTCCGGTCCGAGGACGGGTCCTGGAAGCCGATCGACGCGACACTCGTCCCCCTGGAGTCGTCCGGTCCCAGCACGATGAGCACGGAAGAGGAAGGCTGGAAAACCTCCTCGACCGAGGCCCAGATCGAGTTCGCCGGCATAGCCGACGCCGATCCCGTGGTGCGTGTGCAGGTGGACGAGGGGGTGTCGGTCGGCTACGGAGTGGACGACGCGCACGGCGTCGCCGGGCAGGCGGAGGCCAGCACTCTGACCTACGAGAACGTGCGCCCCCATTCCGACATCGACTTCCTTGCGGGCAGCGACTCGGTCAAGGAGACCCTGGTCCTCAAGGACGCCGACGCGCCCACCGAGTGGCGTTTCCCGCTGGAGCTGGAGGGGCTCACGGCGTCGCTCGACGCCCACGGCAACGTGGTGTTCACCGACGCCGACGGCACCGTCCGCGCGTGGACGCCGGCCGGCTGGATGCAGGACTCGAACCTCGCTGCCGACTCCGACCAGGGCGTGATCTCCTCCGGCGTCACCTACAGCTTGACGGTGGAGGACGGCCGCCAGGTTCTGGTGGTCAAGCTCGACAAGGCGTGGTTGTCCGCGCCCGAGCGGGTCTTTCCCGTCCGTGTGGACCCGTCGGTGAAGTCCGTCGAGGCCACCTCCGGTACCTATGTCCAGTACCCGTACAACCAGAACTTCGCCTCGGACACGGTGCTGAAGGCCGGTACGTATGACGGTGGCAGCCACAAGGCCGCGGCCTTCCTGCGTTTCGCGGGCCTGGAGACGAGCCTGAAGAACGCCTGGGTGCTCAACGCCAACCTCGCGCTGTACAACACCTGGTCGCAGTCCTGCACCGCCCGGCCTGTGACGGTGCACCCGATCACGTCGAACTGGGCGGAGTCCACGACGTCGAAGTGGCCCGGCCCGTCGACCGGCGCGTCGCTGGCCTCCAAGAGCTTCGCCCACGGCTGGCGGCCCGGGGGCACGACCACCTGGTCGTGCGGCCCCGCCTGGGAGACGATCAACCTCGGCTCCGCCGGTCGTCAACTGGTCGATGACTGGACGCACGCCCGGAAAGCCAACTACGGCCTGGCGGTCAAGGCTTCGACCACCGATTCGAAGTCCTGGAAGCAGTTCGGCTCGGACGACTACCCGAACGGCAAGCCCAGCCTGGACGTCACCTGGACCAAGTACGGCGCCACCTACAAGCTCGGCGAGTTCGTCTCCCCGATCACGGCGACCGCGGAGAGCGTCTTCAAGGTGACGGTCACCAACCGCGGTCAGCAGACGTGGCCGAAGAACGGCAACTTCTCCCTTCGTTACCATCTGTACGACGCGGCAGGCAGGGAGATCACGGACACTTCGAAGATCCGCTGGTCGCCGATGCCCGCCGACGTTCCTCCGGGCAGAACGGTAACGGTCGATGCCAGGATCGCACCGCTGACGCCGGGTGACTACACCCTGGCGTGGACGATGAACGACAACGGCGTGGCAACGTTCAGCGGTTCCGGCGTCCCTACCGTGGCCATGCGGGTGTCCGCCGTCAACATTCCGCCGTACCTGACCGCTGAGGCGCCGGCAAGCGGGGCCGTGGTCACCACCCTCACGCCGACTCTGTGGGCGTCCGGTGCCGACCGTGACCGCTATCCCAAGGCCTTGCAGTACCAGTTCGAAGTCTGTGAGGTCGAGGGCAAGAACCTCCGCAAGAACTGCAAGACGGGTCCCCGCGTCGCCTCCCAGCAGTGGGCGGTCACCAGCGGCTGGCTGTCCTGGTCGAAGACGTACGCCTGGTACGGGTACGCCTATGACGGCAGTGGCACCTCATTGCGTCCCGGCCCGTCTCTGCTGACGACGCAGGTGGCCCAGCCGGCGATCACCAGCCACCTCGGTGGAACAGACGGCGACCGCAGCTTCGGCGAACGCTCCGGCAACTACGTGACCGCGGCCACCGATGCCGCAGTGCCGACTATTGGCCCCGAGCTGTCGGTGACGCGCACCTACAACTCGCAGGATCCACGGCAGAAGAACGCCTTCGGTGCCGGCTGGGCGACGCGTTGGGACATGCGGGCGGCGGCGGAGAGCACGGGAAGCGTCGTCATCACGCTCTCCACCGGAAGTCAGGTCCGCTTCGGCAGGAACGCGGACGGCAGCTATGCCGCTCCATCCGGTTCGACCGGACTCCTCAAGGCGGAGACCGGCGGCGGCTGGACGCTGCGCGACGGCTCCGGGACGCTTCATACCTTCGACACAGCCGGTCTGCTCACGAAGATCGCCGACGGTCATGGCAGGGCTCAGCAACTCACCTACTCGGACGGCAAGCTGACCCAGGCCAAGGACGTGCTGTCGGGCCGCACCCTGACTTTCACCTGGTCCGGCGGTCATGTGGCGGCAGCCGAGACGAGCGCCGTGAGCGGTGCCGGCTCCGGTCTGAAATGGACCTACACCTATGAGGGCGACCGGCTGGTGAAGGTCTGCCCGCCGTCGTCGACCACCTCGTGCACCGTCTACACCTACGAGGACGGCAGCCTGTACCGCAGCACCGTGCTGGACGCCGGCCCGTCCGCGTACTGGCGGCTGAACGAGGCCGACGGCGAGAGCGCGAAGAGCGAGGCCGTCTCGGGTACCGGCCTGAACGAGGCGCTGTACCGGGACGTCACCCGCGAAGCGGCGGGTGCGCCGGCTGGGACGGGCGACAAGGCCGGCTCCTTCGACGGCAGCGACTCCCACCTCGCACTGCCCGACGACGCATGGGGATCCTCACCGTTCGCCTCGGTGGAGATGTGGTTCAAGACCACCAAGCCCGGTGTCCTTCTGTCGCAGGCCAACGAGCGCATGGAGGACGTCGACCCGACCGTCAGCCAGTCCACACCCCTGCTGTATGTCGGCACGGACGGCAAGCTCCGAGGCCAGTTCTATTACCCCGGCACCACGTGGACACCCATGACGTCCACCGGTGCCGTGACGGACGGCGCCTGGCACCACCTGGTGCTCTCCGGCGCCGGCACCTCGCAGGCGCTGTACCTCGACGGGGCCGCGATCGGCGCCAGGACCGGCGCCATCGACCACCTCGAACAGCGCTACACCTACGTCGGCCTCGGCTGGACCAGCGTGCCCTGGCAGGGAATCGACAAGACCGACCAACTCGGCCACTTCAACGGCCAGATCGACGAAGTAGCGTTCTACGACCACACCATCGACGCGAGTACGGTCATCGACCACTTCGCAGCCAGGGCCACCGCTTCCAGGATCACCAAGGTCACCCTGCCCTCAGGACGCGTCGACGCCGAGGTGACCTACGACTCCGACACCGAGCGGGTCACCCAGGTCAAGGAAGCCGGTAACGGCGTGTGGAAGGTGTCCGCCCCGTCTTATTCAGCCGGTTCCGCCGCCTACGGCGACGCTGTGCGTGCCTCCGGGCCGACCGAGTACTGGCGGTTGGGTGACCGCCGTGGCCTCACCGCGGCGAGCGCTCTCGCGGAGGGTTCGGACGGCGAGTACGGCGACGATGTCGTGCTCGGTACCTTCGGAGCTTTCGCCGCCGGCGACGACACGGCCGCCGGCCTGAACGGTGACTCGCACATCCAGGTCGCCGACGCCTCCCTCGATGGCACCGCCCTGTCGGCGGAACTGTGGTTCCGCACGGACAAGGCCGGGATCCTGCTGACCGAGGCGAATGCCGACATCAGCGAGGACGCGGTTCCCACCCGCGCCACTCCGCTGCTCTACGTGGGCACGGACGGCAAGCTGCATGGTCAGTTCTACTCGGAGACCACCAACTGGACCCCCCCGGTCTCCAAGATCAAGGTCAACGACAGCCAGTGGCACCATGCCGTGCTGACCGGCAGCGGCAACACCTCCGCCCTGTACGTCGACGGCGTGCTCGCGGGCCAGGTGTCCGGCACGATCACCCATCTGGACCAGACGCGGATCTTCCTCGGCAAGGGCCGAACCGGGTCACGCTGGGCCGCGCTGGACTCCTCCGACCCGTGGGGCCACTTCAGCGGCGCCATCGACGAGGTCGCCTTCTACTCCAAGGCCCTCACCGCCACCGAGGTCGGTGAGCACTACCGCTCCCGCACCGGCATGGTCACCGGCGACGGCCCCCACTACCGCGGCGCGGTCACCGCAGACGCCCCGGCCGGCTACTGGCGCCTGGACGAGACCAGCGGAAGCGTGGCACACAGCCAGTCCGCCGCCCTCGACGGCGACGGCGCCTACACCAACGCGACCCTCGGCGCCGACGGGGCCTTCGGCACCGGCGACAACAGTGCTGTCAGCCTCACCGGCAACGGCTACGCCGAGATACCCGGCGGCATCCTGCGAGGATCGACCGACCTGGCGGTCGAGCTGTGGTTCAAGACCACCAAGCCCGGCGTCCTGATCGGGGACCAGTCCAACCCTGTCGGCGGCACTACCGCCACCGGAACCTTCGCACCCCTGCTGTACGTGGGCACGGACGGCAAGCTGCACGGCAAGTTCTACTCACCCGGGCTCGGCGCCGCGAAGGTCGCCTCCGTCGACAGCGTCAACGACGACCAGTGGCATCACGCCGTCGTCACCGCCACCGGCACGGCCCAGGCTCTCTACCTTGACGGCGTCCAGGCCGCCACCCTGACCGGAGCCGTCAACCACCAGTCCAACACCCGCACCTACATCGGGGCGGGCTTCGCCAAGGGCTGGCCCGCCGCTCCCGGCGAGGTCAGCTACTTCACCGGACAGATCGACGAAGTCGCCATCTACCGCAACGGTCTGACGGCCGACCAGGTGGCAGAGCACTACAGCTCGCGCGAGCACTCCAACTCGTCCGCCCTGTCCATGACGGTCACCGTCACCGATCCGACGGGCGCCACCACCAGCACCACCTACGACGCGTTGCGCGGCCGGCGCCGCACCGCCGTCACCGACGCCGAACAGGGCGTCACCACCTTCGCGTACGACACTGGCGGCTACCTGCACACGGTCACCGACCCCAACGGCCACACCACCGTCACCGGCCACGATGCGCGCGGCAACGTCGTTTCGACCACGACCTGCCGAGACGCCGACTCATGCACGACGAGGTTCGCCTCGTACTACCTCAACACCACCGACCCCCTCGACCCGCGCAACGACAAGCCCCTCACCACCAGCGACGAGCGCTCGACCGACGCCAAGGACACGCGCTACCGCACGCAGTACGCCTACAGCGACAAGGGCCTGCCCACCACGGTGACCCGCCCGGGCGGCTCGACGGCCACCACGACGTACACAGCGGGCAGCGAGCCGGCGGTCGGCGGAGGCACGGTCCCGGCGGGCCTTGTGCTCACCCGGACGACACCGGGCGGTGCGAAGACGTCGTACCGCTACCACGCGGACGGAGACCTGGCCGAGGTCACGTCCCCGTCGGGTCTGGTGACGTCGTACACGTACGACGGCCTCGGCCGGAGGATCACCGAGAAGCAGGTCTCCGACACCTTCCCGGCAGGCGTGACCACGGCCTACGCCTACGACGCGGCCTCGCACGTCGTGACCGAGACGGGCGCGGGCGTCCAGAACGAGATCACGCAGGTCACGCACACGCCTGTGATCAGCCGAAGCTACGACGAGGACGGCAACCTGCTCTCGGAGTCGACCAAGGACGCCACCGGCGGAGACGCCGAGCGGACCATGCTCTACACCTACGACGCGCACGGCCTCAACGACACCGCCACGGACGCCGAACAGAACACCACCCGCTTCGAGCACGACGAACTCGGCCGGGCGGTCGGCATGACCGACGCGGCCGGCACGCACTTCACCTACACGTACACCGCCCGCGGCCGGCACGCCACGACGGTCCTCGACGACTGGACCGGCGACCCGTCCGGCTCCGTCCGGGATCTGACGGTGGTCTCGAACGCGTACGATCCGGCCGGCCGCCTGGCGTCCACGACGGACGCCATGGGTGCGACGACCGCGTACACCTACTACGACGACGGCCTCGCGGCCACCACCACTGCCAAGCAGGTCACCCAGGCGGACGGCACCCGGCACGACATCGTGCTGGAGTCCGACGTCTACGACCCGGCGGGCCACCTCGTCCGGCAGACCACCGGCGGCGGCAAGACCGCCCGGACGTTCACGGTGGACGCCCTCGGCCGAACCCTCACCAGCACCCTGGACCCGTCCGGCCTCAACCGCACCACGACCCTCGCCTACGACGGCGACGACCGAGTGACGGAACAGACGCAGTCGATCTCCGGGACCAGGAAGCTCACCACGACCTCCGAGTACGACGCGGCGGGCAACGTCACCAAGCAATCAGTCACCGACGGCACGGGCACCCACATCACCACCGGCACCTACGACGACCGCGGCCTGCCCTTGACAGCGGTCAGCCCCCGCGGCCACGCCCCCGGCGCCGATCCGGCCGCGTACACCACCGTCTTGCGTTACGACGCACTGGGCCGTCCGGTCCAGCAGACCGCGCCGGCGGTGCAGACGGAGGAGAACGGCGCCACAGCCTCCACCACCAGGCCGAGCACCCTCACCGGCTACAACACCTTCGGCGAGGCCACCCACACGCGCGACGCCCGCGGCAGGACGACCAGCACGGAGGTCGACCGCCTCGGCCGCACCACCGCGGTGACCCTGCCCGGCTACACCCCGCCGGGCTTCACCACCGCTCTGACGGCGACCGCGCGTACCACGTACACCGCACTCGGCCGGCCGCGGACCGCGACGGACCCCCTGGGCCGCGTCACCCGCTACGCCTACGACCAGTTCGGGCAGCTGACCGCCCAGACCGACCCGGCGGCCGACGCCGCGGCGGCGATGACGGCGGAGACCGACTCCGACCTGCTCAACCCCACGAGCGCGGACGGCGGCGGTGTCACCCGTGCCACCTGGACCCCGACCGGTCACCAGTTGTCCGTCACCGGCCCGACGGGCGCCCGCACCGAGGCCACCTACGACGAGCTCGGCAGGCAGCTGACGGCGACGACCGTCGAGCGCTACCCGAGCGCCGCGAACCTGGTCAGCCGCTTCACGTGGGACGACGCGAACAACCAGATCGCGTCGATGACGCCGATGGGTACCGCCACGACGAGTACGTACAACGCGGCCGGTGAACCGAGGACTGTGACGGACCCGGCCGGCACGACCAGGTACGACTACGACGGCCTGGGCCGCCGGACGGAGACCACGGACGCGACCGGCCGCCGCACGACCACGTCCTACGACGCGCTCGGCGACGTCACCGCCACCACCGACTACGGCACCGGCGCCACCGCCCTGCGCACCGCGACCGCCGAATACGACGCGGAGGGCAACCGCACGGCGGTGGTCCCCGCGGGGAGCAAGGCCCGGTCGACCTACGCGTACGACGCGCTGGGCCGTATGACGACCCAGACGGAGCCGGTCACCGCGACGGCGTCGATCACGTCGTCGCTCGGCTACGACGCCGAGGGCAACCTCACCCGCCTGACGGACGGACGCGGCGGCAAGACCGTCTACACGTTCAACAGTTGGGGCCTGCCCGAGTCGACGATCGAGCCCTCCACACCCGCACATCCGAACCCGGCCGACCGCACCTGGACGACCGTCTATGACAAGGCCGGCCAGGCAGTGACGGAGGTCCTGCCGGGCGGCGTGAAGCGCGAGCGCACCTACGACGGCCTCGGCCGCCTCACGAAGGAGACGGGCACCGGCGCGGAGGCGTCCACGGTGACCCGCACCCTGGAGCACGACCTTGCCGGGCGTCTGACCGCGACAGGCACGGCGGACGGCGTCACCCGCAACACCTACACCTACAACGATCGCGGCGCGCTGCTGACCGCCGAAGGCCCGGGAGGCACTGCCGCCTACGCCTACAACGCCGACGGCAGCATGACACGACGCACCACGACGGCCGGCGCCACCGACTACACCTACGACGCCGCAGGCCGCATCGACACCGCCCGCGACTCGATCACCGGCAACGACGTCCTCTACGACTTCGACGCCGCGGGCCGCCCGAGCACGGAGCAGTACGCCACGAGCCCGACGGGCACGGGGCCGTACACGGTCACAGCCAAACGCACCTACGCCTACGACGAGTTGGGCCGAATGAAGTCGGATGCCGTCGCCTCGGCGGACGGCGCGACGAGCGTGGCCTCGACGACGTACGGCTACGACCTGGACGACAACCTGACGTCGAAGACGACGACGGGCACGGCAGGCGCGGGGAGCAACACGTACACCTACGACTTCGCGAACCGCATGACGTCATGGGCGAAGGACGGCACGGCGCCGACGTCGTACGAGTGGGACGCCGCAGGCAACCGCACCAAGGCGGGCGCGACGACGGCGACCTTCGACGCCCGCAACCGTCAGCTGACGGACGGCACGACGGCGTACACGTACACGGCGCGAGGCACCCTGTCCTCGACCGACACCGACACCGACACCGACACCGGCAGCGGCAGCGGTCCGGCACGCTCACTCACCTTCGACGCCTTCGAACGCAAGATCACCGACGGCGGCACGACGTACTCGTACGACTCCCTGGACCGCGTCCAGACCCGAGGCGCGACGACGTTCACCTACGACGGAGGCTCCAACAACCTCGCAGGCGACGGCACGACCGCCTACAACCGCACACCCGACGGCGCCCTGCTCTCCCTCGCCACCGGCACGACCAAGCAGTGGGCGCTGACCGACCAGCACACCGACCTGGTCGCCGGCCTGACGGCGAACGGCACCTCGGTGACCGGCTCGACCTCCTACGACCCCTTCGGCAAGGAAACAGCGACCAACGGCACCACCCCGGCGATCGGCTACCAGTCCGGCTGGACCGACCCGACGAGCGGCGACGTCAACATGGCCGCCCGCTGGTACCAGCCGGGCACAGGATCCTTCACCTCACGAGACACCTGGCAACTGGACCCGATGCCGTCCGGGCAGGCAAATCGGTACACCTACGGCAACGGTGGACCGCTCAACGGAACGGACCCCAGTGGGCATTGCTTCTGGGACGCATGCGCCGTGGAGGCCTACGGCACGGCTGTCGTTTTGACAGCGCTGGCCGGCTATGCCTCTTACCAACTCCAGCACTCCAGTTTGTCCTACAGCTCGTCGTGGGACTGGTCGTGGTCGTGGGGGAGTTCCTCCACAAGCAGTCACAGCACAACCAGCAGTAGCGTCCTGTCACAGTCGTATGCGGGCAGCATGTCCAGCGCGATCGCGGCTCAGGCCAATGCCATGCGAGCCGGTGCCGGCAGCTCCGGTCTCGTCTCCACAGGTACCGGCGCCAGCACCTACAACTACGCATGCACCTACTCCTGCGGCGGTCGAACAGCGGCTGCGCAACCCCGGGTCGTTCGCCCACCCAAGCCGCCCATCGACCAGAACCCCAACAACGGCAAGCACCCCAGGCCCGCCCCCACACGGCCCACCCCAAAACCCGATTGGGATCCGAACGGCGGTAAATGGAAGCCCGGCGACATCGTCAAGCTGGTCGTCGGTGCCGCACAGATGCTTGACTTGTCAGACGATGAGCAATATATGCCGGACACTCACGCAGCCCCGGGAACGAATCCCGGCAGCGACGGCAATTCAGGTGAAAGCCGCAGGAGCGAGGACTGTCGTCGCGACGGCAAGGGCTGGGTGGAGTACGGGGATGTCGACAGCGCGCACGGCAACCGAGCTACCTTTGGTGAGGCCTGTCTGGACAGTGCCTACCTCGCGGCGCACCCAGGCACTCCCACGGTCAAGGGGAATGTGCCGCCCGGTTATAAATGGGCTCGACGATACGTCAGCCATCTCGGTGGTGCCCGCAGCGGTGTCAATAACTGTCACCTTGTGGGTGCACAATTGGGTGGGTCGGGAACTGACCTCGCCAATTTGGTGACCTGTGGAACGGATGCTAATTCTTACGTCGGGAAGCCCAAGGCTCCGATTCCTCCGATGGACGGCATGCTCAATTTCGAGGACCAAGTGAGATCGCTTGTGAACTCCCAGCACGTAGTCCATTATCAAGTCACACCTGTATATAAGGGGAGTCGTACTGTTCCCTTCGAAGTCAGGATGTCCTACACGGCTTGGGACGCGTCCGGAAGGCTTGCCGGCGCCGACGCTGCAACGGTGTCAAATCTCATTTACACTTCAGGGAGTGGATGGAAGAATCTAGGGACCGCGATCGATAGCAGAACCGGTGCGGATGCCCCAGTTGCAGGCCGATGA
- a CDS encoding SMI1/KNR4 family protein, whose product MIDWDMIASSTGWEFPLDYKEFVELYGGGEIDEYFSVLTPPVDGSPLGTLLDGVEPALPPDCRVELAHHLPPAVDPRLLPFGATASGDVAFWLVEGIPEKWKVVVFRRQSPYGEKRWSIFEMGMIDFLWSILGEFMQPFSQHFVGEGVHEYLSWREG is encoded by the coding sequence GTGATCGATTGGGATATGATTGCCAGTTCAACGGGATGGGAATTTCCGTTGGATTATAAGGAATTCGTCGAGCTCTATGGCGGTGGGGAGATTGATGAGTACTTTTCCGTGCTTACGCCGCCTGTTGACGGGTCTCCTCTTGGCACCCTTTTGGACGGGGTGGAGCCCGCGCTCCCTCCGGACTGTCGCGTAGAACTGGCGCACCATCTTCCGCCCGCAGTAGATCCCAGGCTGCTGCCATTTGGTGCCACGGCAAGCGGTGACGTCGCTTTCTGGCTTGTTGAAGGCATTCCGGAAAAATGGAAAGTGGTGGTTTTCAGGAGGCAATCTCCTTACGGGGAGAAGCGCTGGTCAATTTTCGAGATGGGGATGATCGATTTCCTTTGGTCCATTCTTGGCGAGTTCATGCAACCTTTCAGTCAGCACTTTGTAGGCGAGGGAGTGCACGAGTATCTCAGCTGGCGTGAGGGCTGA